The DNA window CAACGAGAAGGTTTAAGCTGCTTTTTTCTCTCTCAGCAGTAGTAGGGTTCAATAAAAATTCTCCGTGGGCATATCCTACCAAAACCGCACCTACAGGTCCTTCAAAAGGAATATCGGATATGGTAAGTGCAAGGGAGGCACCGTTTATGGACAATACGTCCGGCTGGTTGTCGGGGTCTACGGACATAACTGTACATATCACCTGTACATCATTTCTGTATCCTTTAGGAAACAGAGGTCTTATAGGCCTGTCAATTGCCCTTGCTGAAAGTATGGCCTTCTCCGTAGGCCTGCCTTCTCTCTTAACAAAACCCCCAGGTATTTTACCGACAGAATATAATCTTTCTTCATATTCTACGCTTAAAGGGAAAAAATCGATTCCTTCTCTTGGGTCGCTTGAAGCATTGGCATTTATTAAAACAGCAGTTTCACCATACTTTGCCAAAACTGCACCGTTTGAAAGCAAAGCAATTCTTCCTATCTCTACTTCCAACTTTCTGCCTGCTATTTCAGTTTCAAAATTATGAACCAATTTATTACCTCCTTTCAATAACTAATATATATGTTTTCCTAAAATATAAAAAAACACGCAATATGTAAATGAAATTAAAATAATAGAGCGGTATACACCGCTCCGATTATCTTCTGATGTCAAGTTTTCCGATAATAGTCCTGTATCTTTCGATGTCCTTGTCTTTAAGGTAATTTAGTAATCCTCTTCTCTGACCAACCATCTTTAAAAGACCTCTTCTTGAATGATGATCTTTTTTGTGCATCTTTAAATGATCATTCAAATGGTTGATTCTGTCAGTTAGGATTGCTATCTGTACCTCTGGAGAACCAGTGTCACCCTCGTGCAGCTTATACTGGCCTATTATTTCCTGTTTTCTGACTTTATCCATAGATGTCACCTCCTTAATATTAATCGCCAAAAGCCGTGTACATCGCCGGAGATTCGAAAAACACAGCAAATGGTTTATGTGAATTACAGACATATTATAGCAAAATAAAATTTATTTGTAAACATACTTTAACTGTTAAAGTACCTTACGGCATAGTTCTTATCCTTATTTACTTGGGATGCCAAATCATCAGGGCCGTTGAATGCCCTCTCATCCCTTATTCTATAATGAAAATCTATTTTTATATTTCTGCCGTATAAATCTTCACTGAAATCAATTATATGAGTTTCAATGGTTATTGGATTCTTTCCGAAGGTGGGATTGCTCCCAACGTTTGTAATGGCAATATAAGATACATCAGAATTTTCAACTCTGACTTTTGTTGCATAAACACCGCTCTTTGGCAAAATAAGGCCGGGTTTTGCAATGATGTTTGCCGTGGGAATACCCATGAGTCTTCCTCGGGCCTTTCCGTGAATAACATTTCCGCAAATTGAGAAATTTCTTCCCATAAATTTTTGAACGGCTTCCATGTCGCCCTGTTTTATAAGGCTTCTTATGGTTGTGCTGCTTACAAGCTGTCCTTCATAGAATATGGGCTCTACTATCTTTATGTCTAAATCCTTTCTTTTTCCGTAGTCCAAAAGATATTCTGACGTTCCTTGGCCTTTAAAGCCGAATTTAAAATTAAAGCCTGCAACTATGGCTTTTACGTCAAATTTTTTAATCAGTATCTCGTTTAGAAATTCCTCCGGCTGGGTATGAAGAAAATCCTGATCCACCTTGGAAAAATATAAAAGGTCAACTCCTAAGCCTTCAAAAATCTCGGTCTTTGCACAATTATCCGTTATGAGCATTGGAGCATTTTCCTTATTTAAAAAAGCAAGCGGATGTTTTTCAAAGGTAAATACCATAGTCTTATAATTCTTATCAACTGAAATATCTTTCAAGGCAGTTATAAGGTTTTGATGACCTAAATGCACGCCGTCAAAAAATCCCAAAGCGCAGGCATAAGGCCCTTCCCTTATAGTATCTGCCACACCCCCGTAAATTACTTCCATAGCTACACCCCTCAAGCAAAAACCTTGTCAATCTTAACAAAATCGTTTATATCATTTCTTCTGCCTAATGCTAAAAAGTTTTCATTATTATATATTAAAATAACATCATCATAGTTTCTTTTTTCAAATGTATTGCATTCATCAAAATTAAAGCCTACCCCGTTTAGCACTCTCTTTGAAAGCTCATCATCTATATAAACTCTGCTGTATTCCTCCAGAGCTTTGTCAGTACCATGTAAATAGGACTTCACATTATCATTTTCAACAGCGCATTTAAGTTCATCCAATGTTATTGCATCCTTTATATCGAAGGGGCCTGTCTTTGTCCTTAATAGGAATGTCATAATTGCATCGCTTCCAAGATATTTTCCGATATCGCTGCATAATGTCCTTATATATGTACCCTTTGAGCATGTCACATCAAATATGACCCTGTTTCCTTCTATATTAATAAGGCTTAAATCATATATAAAAACTTCACGAACCTTACGCTCTACCTCTTCCCCCTGCCTCGCAAGCTCATAAAGCCTCCTGCCATTGTGCTTTAAGGCAGAAAACATAGGCGGAATTTGTTTAATATTCCCTTTAAAACTTAAAAGAGCCTCATAAATTTTCTCATGAGAATTTAATTCATGGCTTAGAAATTCAACCTCGCCGTATTTATCAAGAGTATTGCTTAAAGCTCCTATCATAAGCTCTGCACGGTAGGATTTCTTATCGTTTAGAAGGTACTCAGTCACTCTGGTGGCTTTGCCTAAGCATACCGGCAGCACTCCTGCGGCATTAGGGTCCAGCGTCCCCGTATGGCCTGCTTTATCAGCTTTCACAAGCCTTTTTACATAGGAAACCACATCCTGAGAAGTCATAGCCGGCGGTTTTAAAATATTAAGTATGCCCTTCACCTGCCACCATCCTCTAGTGCTTGCTGCAAATCCTTTATGACAGCATCCCTAAAGTCACAAAGCTCACCTGTGATAGTGCAGCCTGCTGCCTTTGCATGTCCGCCACCGCCGTACTTTTCGCATATTTTTCTGACATCCACATAATTCTTTGATCTGAAGCTTAATTTATACTCATCAGCCTTTACCTGCTTCACAAAGAGGGCAACTTCCACAGTATTTATATCCCTTGCATAATCTATAAATTCCGATGTATTGACATCCTCAAGATTAAGGTCACCTAAATCCGATAACAAAAGCTCCATATAAGCAATTTTCGCATCACTATAAAGCTCTATGCTGCTCAGTGCTTTACCCATTATCTTTACATCGTTTAAGGAGTAATTTCTGTAAATAAGCTCATATATATTGCTGAAATTAATTCCTGTATTAATCAAATCTCCAGCTATCTGGTGGGTAACGGAGGTGGTATTTGAATACCTAAAGCCTCCTGTGTCTGAAAAAATAGCAGTATATAAACAAAGCGCCTCTTCCTTTCTTATATCCACGCCCATAAGCTTTATAATCTGGTATATCAATTCCCCCGCTGCCGAAGAATTCGAATCTACCAGATTATAATCGGC is part of the Oxobacter pfennigii genome and encodes:
- the rpsO gene encoding 30S ribosomal protein S15: MDKVRKQEIIGQYKLHEGDTGSPEVQIAILTDRINHLNDHLKMHKKDHHSRRGLLKMVGQRRGLLNYLKDKDIERYRTIIGKLDIRR
- a CDS encoding bifunctional riboflavin kinase/FAD synthetase yields the protein MEVIYGGVADTIREGPYACALGFFDGVHLGHQNLITALKDISVDKNYKTMVFTFEKHPLAFLNKENAPMLITDNCAKTEIFEGLGVDLLYFSKVDQDFLHTQPEEFLNEILIKKFDVKAIVAGFNFKFGFKGQGTSEYLLDYGKRKDLDIKIVEPIFYEGQLVSSTTIRSLIKQGDMEAVQKFMGRNFSICGNVIHGKARGRLMGIPTANIIAKPGLILPKSGVYATKVRVENSDVSYIAITNVGSNPTFGKNPITIETHIIDFSEDLYGRNIKIDFHYRIRDERAFNGPDDLASQVNKDKNYAVRYFNS
- the truB gene encoding tRNA pseudouridine(55) synthase TruB, translating into MKGILNILKPPAMTSQDVVSYVKRLVKADKAGHTGTLDPNAAGVLPVCLGKATRVTEYLLNDKKSYRAELMIGALSNTLDKYGEVEFLSHELNSHEKIYEALLSFKGNIKQIPPMFSALKHNGRRLYELARQGEEVERKVREVFIYDLSLINIEGNRVIFDVTCSKGTYIRTLCSDIGKYLGSDAIMTFLLRTKTGPFDIKDAITLDELKCAVENDNVKSYLHGTDKALEEYSRVYIDDELSKRVLNGVGFNFDECNTFEKRNYDDVILIYNNENFLALGRRNDINDFVKIDKVFA
- a CDS encoding DHH family phosphoesterase; amino-acid sequence: MIASEIAAVLKINSNFALSAHINPDGDSLGSMLALYNVLKAMGKNVKVFAGDSLPSNYSYLPGYDSIVNYSEDMDEEFDVFIVVDCGSFDRTGKCSCLSEKSKISINIDHHLTNSLFADYNLVDSNSSAAGELIYQIIKLMGVDIRKEEALCLYTAIFSDTGGFRYSNTTSVTHQIAGDLINTGINFSNIYELIYRNYSLNDVKIMGKALSSIELYSDAKIAYMELLLSDLGDLNLEDVNTSEFIDYARDINTVEVALFVKQVKADEYKLSFRSKNYVDVRKICEKYGGGGHAKAAGCTITGELCDFRDAVIKDLQQALEDGGR